The Nocardioides luti genome contains a region encoding:
- a CDS encoding type IV secretory system conjugative DNA transfer family protein, with the protein MKLRFDPWDVGWRIGDAHEPRGGELWVPWDRTAGVIGPQGSGKTLDLLTPALLGAPGAALVTLTKVEDLLLSLTERSRDDRPCVVLDPFGLAEGVVDELIWDPIAGCVDPKVAERRAKAFTAGTVKGAITGGTGDDAARFYAAESAKVLQGYFHAAALTGRTLEDVLQWVANPTAATQPMEILRRHPHAEPFWHGLLHGALNGDDRTAGNTVTTVQQAVSLFFQADIRRRCIPSPGRPATDLADVIRRRGTIYLLGREDPYASASPLMTAVAEHVLDTGLLLANSSPWGGRLCPPLVSVLDELPSTAPLPTLRTRMANERALGLSFIWAAQTRPQLTSIFGEHEARALLGLTNALVMFGGSKDVAFNQEISDLLGTVRIGRVTHSTGGASGGGRSFSGDDIPIMRPEEVRQLPERQALVVAENGKPIIAKLHRCVEGKAGERLLADQRALRERLTNDRRMVITPEARATAALVEARRLGFVDDETDHARSEL; encoded by the coding sequence ATGAAGCTGAGGTTCGACCCCTGGGACGTGGGCTGGCGCATCGGTGATGCCCACGAGCCGCGAGGCGGCGAGCTGTGGGTGCCGTGGGACCGCACCGCCGGCGTAATCGGCCCGCAGGGATCCGGCAAGACCCTTGACCTGCTCACCCCTGCGCTGCTCGGCGCTCCGGGTGCCGCCCTGGTGACACTGACAAAGGTCGAGGACCTGCTGCTCAGCCTCACCGAGCGTTCCCGCGACGACCGGCCCTGCGTGGTGCTCGACCCCTTCGGCCTGGCCGAGGGCGTCGTCGACGAGCTGATCTGGGACCCGATCGCCGGCTGCGTGGACCCCAAGGTCGCCGAGCGGCGCGCCAAGGCTTTCACCGCCGGCACCGTCAAGGGCGCGATCACCGGCGGCACCGGCGACGATGCTGCGCGGTTCTACGCCGCCGAGTCCGCGAAGGTGCTGCAGGGCTACTTCCACGCCGCGGCGCTGACCGGTAGGACGCTCGAGGACGTGCTGCAGTGGGTCGCCAACCCCACCGCAGCCACCCAGCCGATGGAGATCCTGCGGCGGCACCCGCACGCCGAGCCGTTCTGGCACGGCCTCCTGCACGGTGCGCTGAACGGTGACGACCGCACCGCCGGCAACACCGTCACCACAGTGCAGCAGGCGGTCTCGCTGTTCTTCCAGGCCGACATCCGCCGCCGCTGCATTCCCAGCCCCGGACGTCCCGCCACCGACCTCGCCGACGTGATCCGTCGACGCGGCACCATCTACCTGCTCGGCCGCGAAGACCCCTACGCCTCGGCCAGCCCCCTGATGACCGCCGTGGCCGAGCACGTCTTGGACACCGGCCTGCTGCTGGCCAACAGCTCACCGTGGGGCGGCCGGCTGTGCCCGCCCCTGGTCTCGGTGCTCGACGAGCTGCCGTCGACCGCGCCGCTTCCGACCCTGCGCACCCGAATGGCCAACGAGCGCGCCCTGGGGCTGTCGTTCATCTGGGCCGCCCAGACTCGGCCCCAGCTGACCAGCATCTTCGGTGAGCACGAGGCCCGAGCACTGCTCGGCCTCACCAACGCCCTGGTGATGTTCGGCGGCTCCAAGGACGTCGCCTTCAACCAGGAGATCTCCGACCTCCTCGGAACGGTCCGCATCGGGCGGGTCACCCACTCCACCGGCGGAGCCAGTGGCGGTGGGCGCAGCTTCTCCGGCGACGACATCCCGATCATGCGGCCCGAGGAAGTCCGGCAACTGCCCGAACGCCAAGCTCTGGTCGTCGCCGAGAACGGCAAGCCGATCATCGCCAAGCTGCACCGCTGCGTCGAAGGCAAGGCCGGGGAACGCCTGCTGGCCGACCAGCGGGCGCTGCGCGAGCGCCTCACCAACGACCGGCGCATGGTCATCACCCCCGAGGCCCGAGCCACCGCCGCGCTCGTCGAGGCACGCCGTCTCGGCTTCGTCGACGACGAGACCGACCACGCAAGGAGTGAACTGTGA
- a CDS encoding peptidoglycan DD-metalloendopeptidase family protein, producing the protein MKKLLLAGLPVLIIFMGLPFLVTLMVVMTTTAAAECRTQSSQGTVPTELGDLGAIDGPVGGPVNGKITMAQANIPRRSGLDGFRASMPKVLSKNPEFVTLNEASGWSLEQIEAATPGYSAFRVAAPAGTGTGAEQAMGNVVLWKSSTWTKVNGGRVQLVDDDKTFYDGRPVTWDRFATWVMLRRADGSVVSVVSTHHMTNPHRWPKQHGNPPLTRPQQYGAGMVILLQLRNSLAAHGPVLIGGDMNTQASYTNIPWTAAAKMKAAGYGWHNHGVDFIFFPHHQGARLEQGWDGTMVSDHHWLSARIAMNGAGPESAPETTTTTDGIVPAATTARTSAEPPARDVLAQLMRLRFASNYPTMTAEQARNAITIAQVARDLEIPRYGLQIAIAAAIQESKLVNLTGGDRDSGGLFQQRPSAGWGSRAEITNPLLAARAFFGQAQHTGNPGLLDIPGWQNMPLTQAAQAVQRSGYPDAYAQWEDVAGDITDLLGGDLPDLPGSDSEGSTTNVANCQGETVNPITVGTLNLLGAGHTDKPGERPGYDTWDKRLPGAMRTIENAGISIAGLQEVHGPQAQALENQYAAKWGIYPASGKAQNRVIWDHNEWEQTDGRLVDIPYFGGKDVGMPLVQLTSTTTGQLIWVWSIHNPANTHGNAAGHRQEALRLQLATMTELAGTGTPSVILGDFNDGKDGSNSSHCALTPELSNAFGGSADPCKKPKQDAPIDHVYGANLTWASAAVDTITQASKIADHPLVTATTAGSSAGCAVDSGTAEAKYNLGPVKPQLTQLVNILGPMFDIKTVGGYRESATDPNGHPAGLAADFMVPLNAAGRAQGDRLAAYAKANAQKLGIDYVIWYQRIWSVARAGEGWRPMEDRGSATENHLDHVHINVKPGASVQPVGLEGASCDEVVYPVPAQYVGTDNHNWHETGPYWSRWHTGTDFSAPCGTTVYAAHAGTIEIDTTQRSWAGPQLVKVTTGAGSLTTWYAHMATVSVSRGQTVAAGEPIGQVGKEGNVSGCHLHFEVHLKNGSIYDPDNVDPSTWLAENASRPSHAV; encoded by the coding sequence ATGAAGAAGCTGCTGCTCGCGGGACTGCCCGTCCTGATCATCTTCATGGGGCTGCCGTTCCTGGTGACGCTGATGGTGGTGATGACGACCACCGCGGCCGCCGAGTGCCGCACCCAGAGCAGCCAAGGCACCGTGCCTACCGAGCTCGGTGACCTCGGAGCCATCGACGGCCCGGTGGGCGGCCCGGTCAACGGCAAGATCACCATGGCGCAGGCCAACATCCCGCGCCGCTCCGGCCTCGACGGGTTCCGGGCCTCCATGCCCAAGGTCCTGTCCAAGAACCCCGAGTTCGTCACCCTCAACGAGGCCAGCGGCTGGAGCCTGGAGCAGATCGAAGCCGCCACGCCGGGCTACTCAGCCTTCCGGGTGGCAGCCCCGGCCGGCACCGGCACCGGCGCCGAGCAGGCCATGGGCAACGTCGTGCTCTGGAAGAGCTCGACCTGGACGAAGGTCAACGGCGGCCGGGTCCAGCTCGTCGACGACGACAAGACCTTCTACGACGGGCGTCCGGTCACGTGGGACCGCTTCGCGACATGGGTGATGCTGCGCCGCGCCGACGGCTCCGTGGTCTCGGTGGTCTCCACCCACCACATGACCAACCCGCACCGTTGGCCGAAGCAGCACGGCAACCCGCCGCTGACCCGGCCCCAGCAGTACGGCGCCGGAATGGTCATCCTGCTGCAGCTGCGCAACTCGCTGGCCGCCCACGGTCCGGTGCTGATCGGCGGCGACATGAACACCCAGGCCTCCTACACCAACATCCCCTGGACGGCGGCCGCGAAGATGAAGGCCGCCGGCTACGGATGGCACAACCACGGCGTCGACTTCATCTTCTTCCCGCACCACCAGGGCGCCCGCCTCGAGCAGGGCTGGGACGGCACGATGGTGTCGGACCACCACTGGCTCTCGGCTCGCATCGCGATGAACGGCGCCGGCCCGGAGAGCGCGCCCGAGACCACCACCACGACCGACGGGATCGTGCCCGCGGCGACCACCGCCCGGACGTCCGCCGAGCCGCCGGCCCGCGACGTGCTCGCCCAGCTGATGCGGCTGCGGTTCGCGTCCAACTACCCGACCATGACCGCCGAGCAGGCCCGCAACGCGATCACCATCGCCCAGGTCGCCCGAGACCTCGAGATTCCCCGCTACGGGCTGCAGATCGCGATCGCCGCCGCGATCCAGGAGTCCAAGCTGGTCAACCTCACCGGAGGTGACCGCGACTCCGGCGGCCTGTTCCAGCAGCGCCCCTCGGCTGGCTGGGGAAGCCGGGCCGAGATCACCAACCCCCTCCTCGCGGCCCGCGCGTTCTTCGGCCAGGCCCAGCACACCGGCAACCCCGGCCTCCTCGACATCCCCGGCTGGCAGAACATGCCGCTCACCCAGGCCGCGCAGGCCGTCCAGCGCTCGGGCTACCCAGACGCCTACGCCCAGTGGGAGGACGTCGCCGGCGACATCACCGATCTGCTCGGCGGCGACCTGCCGGACCTGCCCGGCTCTGACTCCGAGGGCTCCACCACGAACGTCGCCAACTGCCAGGGCGAGACCGTCAACCCCATCACCGTCGGCACCCTCAACCTGCTCGGCGCCGGCCACACCGACAAGCCGGGGGAGCGGCCCGGGTACGACACCTGGGACAAGCGACTGCCCGGCGCCATGCGCACGATCGAGAACGCCGGCATCTCGATCGCCGGCCTCCAGGAGGTGCATGGCCCGCAGGCCCAAGCGCTGGAGAACCAGTACGCGGCCAAGTGGGGGATCTACCCGGCCAGCGGGAAGGCACAGAACCGGGTGATCTGGGACCACAACGAGTGGGAGCAGACCGACGGGCGCCTCGTCGACATCCCGTACTTCGGCGGCAAGGACGTCGGCATGCCCCTGGTACAGCTGACCTCGACGACCACCGGGCAGCTGATCTGGGTCTGGAGCATCCACAACCCGGCCAACACCCACGGGAACGCCGCCGGGCACCGCCAGGAGGCGCTGCGCCTCCAGCTGGCCACGATGACCGAGCTCGCAGGCACCGGCACCCCTTCGGTGATCCTCGGCGACTTCAACGACGGCAAGGACGGCAGCAACTCCTCGCACTGCGCACTGACCCCTGAGCTGAGCAACGCCTTCGGCGGCTCTGCCGACCCCTGCAAGAAGCCCAAGCAGGACGCGCCGATCGACCACGTCTACGGCGCCAACCTCACCTGGGCCAGCGCCGCGGTCGACACCATCACCCAGGCCAGCAAGATCGCCGACCACCCGCTGGTGACCGCCACCACCGCCGGCAGCAGCGCCGGGTGCGCAGTCGACTCCGGCACCGCGGAGGCCAAGTACAACCTCGGCCCGGTCAAGCCGCAGCTGACCCAGCTGGTCAACATCCTCGGCCCCATGTTCGACATCAAGACCGTCGGCGGCTACCGCGAGAGCGCCACCGACCCCAACGGCCACCCGGCCGGGCTCGCGGCCGACTTCATGGTGCCACTCAACGCGGCGGGCCGCGCGCAGGGCGACCGTCTCGCCGCCTACGCCAAGGCCAATGCCCAGAAGCTCGGCATCGACTACGTCATCTGGTACCAGCGGATCTGGTCGGTCGCCCGCGCAGGCGAGGGCTGGCGGCCGATGGAGGACCGGGGGAGCGCTACCGAGAACCACCTCGACCATGTCCACATCAACGTCAAGCCCGGCGCCTCCGTCCAGCCGGTCGGCCTCGAGGGCGCCTCCTGCGACGAGGTCGTCTATCCGGTGCCCGCGCAGTATGTCGGAACCGACAACCACAACTGGCACGAGACCGGCCCTTACTGGTCCAGGTGGCACACCGGCACCGACTTCTCCGCACCCTGCGGAACCACCGTCTACGCCGCCCACGCCGGCACCATCGAGATCGACACCACCCAGCGTTCCTGGGCTGGGCCGCAGCTGGTCAAGGTCACCACCGGCGCCGGGTCCCTGACCACGTGGTACGCCCACATGGCGACCGTCAGCGTCAGCCGCGGCCAGACCGTCGCAGCCGGCGAGCCGATCGGCCAGGTCGGCAAGGAGGGCAACGTCTCCGGCTGCCACCTCCACTTCGAGGTCCACCTCAAGAACGGCTCCATCTACGACCCCGACAACGTCGACCCCTCGACCTGGCTCGCAGAGAACGCATCACGCCCGAGTCACGCCGTGTGA
- a CDS encoding ATP-binding protein, whose translation MTTTRRNRRGGRDMAALLSDFGHDLPTIPTLAPEAKEPRLFRYAPRRGATRRGRGWAAATAPAMAWRMTSDQAPVFWPFVSAPALPPTGAQMGVDQLSGGSFYCDPFGWVLRDDVPATNPNIFQFAKPGSGKSGTTKAFCTRMTPFGYRTLVTGDVKDEYESLCRALGVEPFVIAPGFWARVNPLSMGPLGDGWEKLSAEEAQRRATIIFKRWLVLVRGLVGSMKIDDERRVPFGPDESDVVRNALAILTGYAADNSVLQETTIPRLWDLLRNPTEELVRACEYANTRQFLDETRLLRNALGELVTGTLAGLFDDFTNIEVDWRAPIQSFSLSRLDGLGDEAVGIALLCMNSWGRGLREIAEPGDLRIVVRDEVWKQMRLGTAAVASFDADLRLSRGMAGKGGDIQFCNLHKPSDLLSVGDADSQAAMIAKDLLELADIKILGAQKPRVARELDSMLGLGPIAQDLVSGWAMQDKGRALWCIGDATYKVQTVLHPLEKKLYYTNEAIESAA comes from the coding sequence ATGACCACCACCCGCCGGAACCGCCGTGGCGGCCGCGACATGGCTGCCCTGCTCTCCGACTTCGGGCACGACCTGCCCACGATCCCCACGCTCGCCCCGGAGGCCAAGGAGCCCCGGCTCTTCCGCTACGCGCCGCGCCGCGGTGCCACCCGCCGCGGCCGAGGCTGGGCTGCTGCCACCGCCCCGGCGATGGCCTGGCGGATGACCAGCGACCAGGCCCCGGTGTTCTGGCCCTTCGTCTCGGCTCCCGCCCTGCCCCCGACGGGCGCCCAGATGGGCGTCGACCAGCTCTCCGGCGGCAGCTTCTACTGCGACCCGTTCGGTTGGGTGCTGCGCGACGACGTGCCCGCGACCAACCCCAACATCTTCCAGTTCGCCAAGCCGGGAAGTGGCAAGTCCGGCACCACCAAGGCGTTCTGCACCCGGATGACGCCGTTCGGCTACCGCACCCTGGTCACTGGCGACGTCAAGGACGAGTACGAGTCGCTGTGCCGCGCGCTCGGTGTCGAACCCTTCGTCATCGCCCCCGGCTTCTGGGCCCGGGTCAACCCGCTGTCCATGGGGCCGCTCGGCGACGGGTGGGAGAAGCTCTCGGCCGAGGAGGCGCAGCGCCGCGCCACGATCATCTTCAAGCGGTGGCTCGTCCTGGTCCGAGGCCTGGTCGGCAGCATGAAGATCGACGACGAGCGCCGGGTGCCGTTCGGCCCCGACGAGAGCGACGTCGTGCGCAACGCGCTGGCGATCCTCACCGGCTACGCCGCCGACAACAGCGTCCTGCAGGAGACGACCATCCCGCGGCTGTGGGACCTGCTCCGTAACCCCACCGAGGAGCTCGTCCGGGCCTGCGAATACGCGAACACCCGTCAGTTCCTCGACGAGACCCGGCTGCTGCGCAACGCGCTTGGCGAGCTGGTCACCGGCACCCTCGCCGGCCTCTTCGACGACTTCACCAACATCGAGGTCGACTGGCGGGCCCCGATCCAGTCGTTCAGCCTCTCCCGGCTCGACGGCCTGGGCGATGAGGCCGTGGGCATCGCGCTGCTGTGCATGAACTCCTGGGGGCGTGGTCTGCGGGAGATCGCCGAGCCAGGCGACCTGCGCATCGTGGTGCGCGACGAGGTCTGGAAGCAGATGCGCCTCGGAACCGCCGCAGTGGCGAGCTTCGACGCCGACCTGCGGCTCTCACGCGGCATGGCCGGCAAGGGCGGCGATATCCAGTTCTGCAACCTCCACAAGCCCTCCGACCTGCTCTCGGTCGGCGACGCCGACTCCCAGGCCGCGATGATCGCCAAGGACCTCCTCGAGCTGGCCGACATCAAGATCCTCGGTGCCCAGAAGCCCCGGGTCGCCCGCGAGCTCGACTCCATGCTCGGGCTCGGCCCGATCGCCCAGGACCTCGTCTCCGGGTGGGCCATGCAGGACAAGGGCCGCGCCCTGTGGTGCATCGGCGACGCCACCTACAAGGTCCAGACGGTGCTCCACCCGCTGGAGAAGAAGCTCTACTACACCAACGAGGCCATCGAGTCCGCCGCCTGA